Genomic DNA from Clavibacter michiganensis:
TGCCGATGGCCGCGAGGACCGACTCGGTGCCGAGCCAGGCGAGCACGAGGATCAGCAGCACGGCGAGCGTGATGGCGATCCCGGCGCGCGACGAGTGCGTCTCCCGCCGCACGAGGCGGCGGTAGGTGCTGTCGGTGCTCATGAGACCCTCCTGCGTTCCTGGATGCGGGCGCCCGTGATCCGGAGGTCGACCCGGCCCACGGTGGATCCCGTGAGGCCGAGCACGCGCTCGCGGACCTCGGTCTGCGCGGCGGTGAGGCGCTCCACCAGCGACCCCTCGCGGACCGGGCGGTCCGAGAGCGCGGGGACGCGGATGGGCGTGCGCGCCTCGACGGTGAGCTTGCCGCCGGCGTCCGTCAGCGTGACGCTGACGTCCGACGCGGGCACCTCGAGGGCATCCGCGGTGACGGCGGAGACCACCCGGCGCACGGCGCGCGACGTGATCGTGGTGCGGCCGCGGGTCGCCTGCGACGCGGTGCCGGGCGTCCCGGGGGCCGCGATCGCGGAGCTCACGACGACCGGCGCCCGCGGAGGGCGTCGGCGAGGCCGCGGACGTCCAGCTTGCCCTCGAGGACGCGGCCGACGCCGAAGCCGACGGCCATGAAGATCAGCACGAGGAGGAAGCCCCCGAAGCCGAAGGCGAGCCCGGAGAGCGCGAGGACCGCGCCGACGAGGAGGCCCGTGACGGTGGGGGTCACTGGACGCGCTTCTCGGCCGCGTCGTCGTCGGACGACTTGTCGGACGGGAGGTTCACGTCCGTGATCGTGACGTTG
This window encodes:
- a CDS encoding DUF2273 domain-containing protein encodes the protein MTPTVTGLLVGAVLALSGLAFGFGGFLLVLIFMAVGFGVGRVLEGKLDVRGLADALRGRRSS